A genomic region of Arachis hypogaea cultivar Tifrunner chromosome 5, arahy.Tifrunner.gnm2.J5K5, whole genome shotgun sequence contains the following coding sequences:
- the LOC112802740 gene encoding WPP domain-interacting tail-anchored protein 2 isoform X1, with protein sequence MDESTEKVQEGLCATDADFRKLYSVEGISTKEDDMQEMEIALQALTEIDFRLAYFSEKLMNLHVLYIYLLARENDLEAIDTKDDCILANFFERAMTFDLLSGILDSEVRELDNFMDTLQEEIVDARRKIFSCRHLTEVSHMMEEKLLGCEESMKQFQQQLLELKMQSTQLQKTIAALKDDNCKMERVYNLLENSQLIDMKVKSSDQMVEQRKYLLRMLEKSLVRELDLEKKLVELRKNEELKLKLHYTEQVAFRMEEAAEVVWGRFLEADNAVEVLMGISKGLMGRLQLTEFNLNGSIHRENELKSKIQDFIEQVKDKDAAIEKLERCNAENMQLKSEVLALKEKVKLREEEQRDFELRLNSVIAENETSQEQLIELENLVVSLKESVDIAENRAETAEAKVTQLTETNMELNEELNFHKGSASAAEKKVGSLEKQLRELDSQLQNAKASSEASQEQQNMLYTAIWDMEILIEELKSKASKAESKKESAEEQCIVLSNTILELNKELDLLRSSMISMKLSLDHACNSKLSSAKEIDTRSKFIMDMIMQLAAERERINKQLHALRNENKCLVEKLQDIKIGAPLDACNNGLNNRNEDQDSNIDSSNGSCTKSSDEEGADPLNNTFKVGEQAGEASSETQAVSYISSSKSSKWRNFTILLMALIIIPLVSVLAFFLFDNETFSLLKASFDG encoded by the exons ATGGATGAATCTACTGAGAAAGTTCAAGAAGGCTTATGTGCTACAGATGCCGATTTTAGAAAACTCTACTCAGTTGAGGGGATCTCAACTAAAGAAGATGACATGCAAGAAATGGAGATAGCACTTCAAGCCTTAACGGAGATAGACTTTCGCTTAGCATATTTTTCTGAAAAACTAATGAACCTGCatgtactttatatttatctgttGGCCCGGGAAAATGATCTCGAGGCAATAGATACGAAGGATGACTGCATCTTGGCAAACTTCTTTGAGAGGGCGATGACGTTTGATCTATTGTCTGGCATTTTAGATTCAGAGGTAAGAGAGCTGGACAATTTCATGGACACTCTGCAGGAAGAAATTGTTGATGCCCGTCGTAAAATATTTTCATGCAGACATTTGACAGAAGTTTCTCATATGATGGAAGAAAAATTGCTTGGCTGTGAAGAATCTATGAAGCAGTTTCAGCAGCAGCTATTGGAGTTGAAGATGCAGTCAACCCAGTTACAGAAAACAATTGCTGCTTTAAAAGATGATAATT GCAAAATGGAGAGGGTCTATAATTTATTGGAAAACAGTCAACTGATAGATATGAAAGTAAAATCCAGTGATCAGATGGTTGAACAACGAAAATATCTTCTTCGAATGCTTGAGAAGTCCCTCGTGAGGGAGCTAGATCTTGAAAAGAAGTTAGTGGAGCTGAGGAAAAATGAAGAGCTAAAGCTGAAACTTCACTACACGGAACAGGTAGCGTTTCGTATGGAAGAAGCAGCAGAAGTAGTTTGGGGAAGATTTCTAGAGGCAGACAATGCCGTGGAGGTGCTGATGGGGATTTCCAAAGGTCTAATGGGGCGCCTCCAACTAACTGAGTTCAACCTCAATGGTTCTATTCACCGAGAAAATGAGCTGAAATCCAAAATTCAAGATTTCATCGAACAAGTCAAGGATAAAGATGCCGCTATAGAGAAGCTTGAGAGATGTAATGCCGAGAATATGCAGCTGAAGTCTGAAGTGTTGGCTTTAAAGGAAAAGGTCAAACTCCGCGAAGAAGAGCAAAGGGATTTTGAGCTTCGGCTAAATTCTGTGATTGCAGAGAATGAAACTAGTCAAGAGCAACTCATTGAACTGGAAAATTTGGTTGTTTCCCTCAAAGAAAGTGTTGACATTGCCGAAAATCGGGCGGAGACTGCAGAAGCAAAGGTTACACAGTTAACTGAGACCAACATGGAACTTAATGAAGAGCTGAATTTTCACAAAGGAAGTGCAAGTGCTGCAGAGAAGAAAGTTGGTTCACTCGAGAAGCAACTAAGGGAATTAGATAGCCAGCTGCAGAATGCAAAGGCATCTTCTGAAGCAAGTCAAGAACAGCAGAACATGTTATACACAGCAATATGGGATATGGAAATATTGATTGAAGAGCTAAAATCAAAGGCTTCAAAAGCTGAAAGTAAGAAGGAGAGTGCTGAAGAGCAATGCATTGTGCTATCCAATACTATCTTAGAACTTAATAAAGAATTGGATCTCCTCAGGTCCAGCATGATCAGCATGAAATTATCTTTGGATCATGCTTGCAATTCAAAATTATCCAGTGCCAAAGAAATTGATACCAGATCCAAGTTTATCATGGATATGATAATGCAACTAGCTGCCGAAAGGGAGCGTATCAATAAACAG CTACATGCTTTGAGAAATGAAAACAAATGTCTGGTAGAGAAGTTACAGGATATTAAAATTGGCGCCCCTCTAGATGCTTGCAACAACGGACTAAATAATAGAAATGAAGATCAAGATTCCAACATTGACTCAAGCAATGGTAGCTGTACAAAATCATCTGATGAAGAAGGAGCAGATCCCTTGAATAACACCTTCAAG GTGGGTGAACAAGCAGGAGAGGCAAGCTCTGAAACACAAGCAGTATCATATATATCATCAAGCAAGTCCTCTAAATGGAGGAACTTCACAATACTTTTAATGGCACTGATCATTATTCCACTGGTTTCTGTGTTAGCTTTCTTCTTATTCGATAATGAAACGTTTTCCCTTTTGAAAGCTTCATTTGATGGCTAA
- the LOC112802740 gene encoding WPP domain-interacting tail-anchored protein 2 isoform X2, whose product MDESTEKVQEGLCATDADFRKLYSVEGISTKEDDMQEMEIALQALTEIDFRLAYFSEKLMNLHVLYIYLLARENDLEAIDTKDDCILANFFERAMTFDLLSGILDSEVRELDNFMDTLQEEIVDARRKIFSCRHLTEVSHMMEEKLLGCEESMKQFQQQLLELKMQSTQLQKTIAALKDDNCKMERVYNLLENSQLIDMKVKSSDQMVEQRKYLLRMLEKSLVRELDLEKKLVELRKNEELKLKLHYTEQVAFRMEEAAEVVWGRFLEADNAVEVLMGISKGLMGRLQLTEFNLNGSIHRENELKSKIQDFIEQVKDKDAAIEKLERCNAENMQLKSEVLALKEKVKLREEEQRDFELRLNSVIAENETSQEQLIELENLVVSLKESVDIAENRAETAEAKVTQLTETNMELNEELNFHKGSASAAEKKVGSLEKQLRELDSQLQNAKASSEASQEQQNMLYTAIWDMEILIEELKSKASKAESKKESAEEQCIVLSNTILELNKELDLLRSSMISMKLSLDHACNSKLSSAKEIDTRSKFIMDMIMQLAAERERINKQLHALRNENKCLVEKLQDIKIGAPLDACNNGLNNRNEDQDSNIDSSNGSCTKSSDEEGADPLNNTFKAGG is encoded by the exons ATGGATGAATCTACTGAGAAAGTTCAAGAAGGCTTATGTGCTACAGATGCCGATTTTAGAAAACTCTACTCAGTTGAGGGGATCTCAACTAAAGAAGATGACATGCAAGAAATGGAGATAGCACTTCAAGCCTTAACGGAGATAGACTTTCGCTTAGCATATTTTTCTGAAAAACTAATGAACCTGCatgtactttatatttatctgttGGCCCGGGAAAATGATCTCGAGGCAATAGATACGAAGGATGACTGCATCTTGGCAAACTTCTTTGAGAGGGCGATGACGTTTGATCTATTGTCTGGCATTTTAGATTCAGAGGTAAGAGAGCTGGACAATTTCATGGACACTCTGCAGGAAGAAATTGTTGATGCCCGTCGTAAAATATTTTCATGCAGACATTTGACAGAAGTTTCTCATATGATGGAAGAAAAATTGCTTGGCTGTGAAGAATCTATGAAGCAGTTTCAGCAGCAGCTATTGGAGTTGAAGATGCAGTCAACCCAGTTACAGAAAACAATTGCTGCTTTAAAAGATGATAATT GCAAAATGGAGAGGGTCTATAATTTATTGGAAAACAGTCAACTGATAGATATGAAAGTAAAATCCAGTGATCAGATGGTTGAACAACGAAAATATCTTCTTCGAATGCTTGAGAAGTCCCTCGTGAGGGAGCTAGATCTTGAAAAGAAGTTAGTGGAGCTGAGGAAAAATGAAGAGCTAAAGCTGAAACTTCACTACACGGAACAGGTAGCGTTTCGTATGGAAGAAGCAGCAGAAGTAGTTTGGGGAAGATTTCTAGAGGCAGACAATGCCGTGGAGGTGCTGATGGGGATTTCCAAAGGTCTAATGGGGCGCCTCCAACTAACTGAGTTCAACCTCAATGGTTCTATTCACCGAGAAAATGAGCTGAAATCCAAAATTCAAGATTTCATCGAACAAGTCAAGGATAAAGATGCCGCTATAGAGAAGCTTGAGAGATGTAATGCCGAGAATATGCAGCTGAAGTCTGAAGTGTTGGCTTTAAAGGAAAAGGTCAAACTCCGCGAAGAAGAGCAAAGGGATTTTGAGCTTCGGCTAAATTCTGTGATTGCAGAGAATGAAACTAGTCAAGAGCAACTCATTGAACTGGAAAATTTGGTTGTTTCCCTCAAAGAAAGTGTTGACATTGCCGAAAATCGGGCGGAGACTGCAGAAGCAAAGGTTACACAGTTAACTGAGACCAACATGGAACTTAATGAAGAGCTGAATTTTCACAAAGGAAGTGCAAGTGCTGCAGAGAAGAAAGTTGGTTCACTCGAGAAGCAACTAAGGGAATTAGATAGCCAGCTGCAGAATGCAAAGGCATCTTCTGAAGCAAGTCAAGAACAGCAGAACATGTTATACACAGCAATATGGGATATGGAAATATTGATTGAAGAGCTAAAATCAAAGGCTTCAAAAGCTGAAAGTAAGAAGGAGAGTGCTGAAGAGCAATGCATTGTGCTATCCAATACTATCTTAGAACTTAATAAAGAATTGGATCTCCTCAGGTCCAGCATGATCAGCATGAAATTATCTTTGGATCATGCTTGCAATTCAAAATTATCCAGTGCCAAAGAAATTGATACCAGATCCAAGTTTATCATGGATATGATAATGCAACTAGCTGCCGAAAGGGAGCGTATCAATAAACAG CTACATGCTTTGAGAAATGAAAACAAATGTCTGGTAGAGAAGTTACAGGATATTAAAATTGGCGCCCCTCTAGATGCTTGCAACAACGGACTAAATAATAGAAATGAAGATCAAGATTCCAACATTGACTCAAGCAATGGTAGCTGTACAAAATCATCTGATGAAGAAGGAGCAGATCCCTTGAATAACACCTTCAAGGCAG GTGGGTGA
- the LOC112802740 gene encoding WPP domain-interacting tail-anchored protein 2 isoform X3, translated as MMEEKLLGCEESMKQFQQQLLELKMQSTQLQKTIAALKDDNCKMERVYNLLENSQLIDMKVKSSDQMVEQRKYLLRMLEKSLVRELDLEKKLVELRKNEELKLKLHYTEQVAFRMEEAAEVVWGRFLEADNAVEVLMGISKGLMGRLQLTEFNLNGSIHRENELKSKIQDFIEQVKDKDAAIEKLERCNAENMQLKSEVLALKEKVKLREEEQRDFELRLNSVIAENETSQEQLIELENLVVSLKESVDIAENRAETAEAKVTQLTETNMELNEELNFHKGSASAAEKKVGSLEKQLRELDSQLQNAKASSEASQEQQNMLYTAIWDMEILIEELKSKASKAESKKESAEEQCIVLSNTILELNKELDLLRSSMISMKLSLDHACNSKLSSAKEIDTRSKFIMDMIMQLAAERERINKQLHALRNENKCLVEKLQDIKIGAPLDACNNGLNNRNEDQDSNIDSSNGSCTKSSDEEGADPLNNTFKVGEQAGEASSETQAVSYISSSKSSKWRNFTILLMALIIIPLVSVLAFFLFDNETFSLLKASFDG; from the exons ATGATGGAAGAAAAATTGCTTGGCTGTGAAGAATCTATGAAGCAGTTTCAGCAGCAGCTATTGGAGTTGAAGATGCAGTCAACCCAGTTACAGAAAACAATTGCTGCTTTAAAAGATGATAATT GCAAAATGGAGAGGGTCTATAATTTATTGGAAAACAGTCAACTGATAGATATGAAAGTAAAATCCAGTGATCAGATGGTTGAACAACGAAAATATCTTCTTCGAATGCTTGAGAAGTCCCTCGTGAGGGAGCTAGATCTTGAAAAGAAGTTAGTGGAGCTGAGGAAAAATGAAGAGCTAAAGCTGAAACTTCACTACACGGAACAGGTAGCGTTTCGTATGGAAGAAGCAGCAGAAGTAGTTTGGGGAAGATTTCTAGAGGCAGACAATGCCGTGGAGGTGCTGATGGGGATTTCCAAAGGTCTAATGGGGCGCCTCCAACTAACTGAGTTCAACCTCAATGGTTCTATTCACCGAGAAAATGAGCTGAAATCCAAAATTCAAGATTTCATCGAACAAGTCAAGGATAAAGATGCCGCTATAGAGAAGCTTGAGAGATGTAATGCCGAGAATATGCAGCTGAAGTCTGAAGTGTTGGCTTTAAAGGAAAAGGTCAAACTCCGCGAAGAAGAGCAAAGGGATTTTGAGCTTCGGCTAAATTCTGTGATTGCAGAGAATGAAACTAGTCAAGAGCAACTCATTGAACTGGAAAATTTGGTTGTTTCCCTCAAAGAAAGTGTTGACATTGCCGAAAATCGGGCGGAGACTGCAGAAGCAAAGGTTACACAGTTAACTGAGACCAACATGGAACTTAATGAAGAGCTGAATTTTCACAAAGGAAGTGCAAGTGCTGCAGAGAAGAAAGTTGGTTCACTCGAGAAGCAACTAAGGGAATTAGATAGCCAGCTGCAGAATGCAAAGGCATCTTCTGAAGCAAGTCAAGAACAGCAGAACATGTTATACACAGCAATATGGGATATGGAAATATTGATTGAAGAGCTAAAATCAAAGGCTTCAAAAGCTGAAAGTAAGAAGGAGAGTGCTGAAGAGCAATGCATTGTGCTATCCAATACTATCTTAGAACTTAATAAAGAATTGGATCTCCTCAGGTCCAGCATGATCAGCATGAAATTATCTTTGGATCATGCTTGCAATTCAAAATTATCCAGTGCCAAAGAAATTGATACCAGATCCAAGTTTATCATGGATATGATAATGCAACTAGCTGCCGAAAGGGAGCGTATCAATAAACAG CTACATGCTTTGAGAAATGAAAACAAATGTCTGGTAGAGAAGTTACAGGATATTAAAATTGGCGCCCCTCTAGATGCTTGCAACAACGGACTAAATAATAGAAATGAAGATCAAGATTCCAACATTGACTCAAGCAATGGTAGCTGTACAAAATCATCTGATGAAGAAGGAGCAGATCCCTTGAATAACACCTTCAAG GTGGGTGAACAAGCAGGAGAGGCAAGCTCTGAAACACAAGCAGTATCATATATATCATCAAGCAAGTCCTCTAAATGGAGGAACTTCACAATACTTTTAATGGCACTGATCATTATTCCACTGGTTTCTGTGTTAGCTTTCTTCTTATTCGATAATGAAACGTTTTCCCTTTTGAAAGCTTCATTTGATGGCTAA